The segment CTTGATCTCGGTGCCCCGCGGATCCTCGACCCGGATCTTCGAGCCGCGGAGCGCGCCCGGCAGGTCGCCGGCGGCCTCGAGGCGCACCGGGACGAACTGGCGCTCCCCCGCGAAGCCGCCGTAGTAGCCCTCGAACCAGATCTGCGCCGGCGTCTCGAGCTCGGCGGGCAGGATGAGGCCGGTCATCGCGTCGACATGGTCGGCCCGGGCGAAGCGGCGGCCGATGACTCGGAGCCAGTTCTCGTCGACGCGGACGTCGTCGTCGGTGAACGCGACGACGTCGCCGCGGGCCGCCTCGACGCCGGCGTTGCGGCCGGTGGAGACTCCGGGGCGCGACTCGCGGACGACCCGGACGTTCCGTCCGGCGACGATGCCCGGAAGGAGGTCGTCCGCGGGCAGCGTGACCCGGTTGTCGACGAGCACGTACTCGACGTCGGGGTAGTCGAGCCGTTCGAAGGCGTCGAGCAGGATCCGCAGGTCGGTCGGGCGCCCGACCACCGTGGACACCACGACGGTGATGCTCGGCAGATCGGCGTCGGCGACCGGCAGGTCGTCCGCGGCGCGCTCGGGGAGCTGCTGCGCGAAGAGGGGACGGAGGGCGGCGGCCGCATCGGCCGGGTCGTCGGTGAGCTCGATGTCGACGGCGCCCACGGGGATGTCCGAGCGGTAGCCGACGACCATGGCGGTCGAGTAGCGGTAGTCGGCGACGAGCTCGGGGACGTCCTGGTCGAGGTCGACGGAGATCACCCGGCGGGGGCCGGGAGCATCGGGGAGGACGTCGGGGGCGGTGTCGGTCACGGTGGTGCTCTCCTCGCCGGGGCGGATGGATCGGACGGCGCCCTCGCCGAACAGGGCTTCGAGGGCGTCGATGGTGGCGACGGCGCCGGTCGGCGCCCCGTCGGTCGGCACGGTTCCGGTCGGCGCGGTGTCGGACGGCACGGTTCCGGTCGGCGCGGTGTCGGACGGCACGGTCGCGGGCGGCACGTCATCGGTCGGCACGATGTCGGTCGGCACGTCGTCGGTCGGCACGATGTCGGTCGGCACGTCGTCGGTCGGCGCGATGTCGGTCGGCACGTCGTCGCCCGCCCCGCGGCGCGCGTCGCGCAGGCGGAGCAGGAACCACGGCAGGCAGGCGAGCGCGAGCACCGCGCGGGCCAGGTTCCAGGGCAGCGTCTCCGGGAGGAGCATCGACAGCGACGCCAGGGTGACGCTCCCGGCGATCGCCAGGAGCAGTCGCGGCGGGGCCGCGCGCCACGTCCGACGGTCGGGCAGGAGGCGGAGCTGCAGGGCGGCGAGCAGCGAGTACGACAGCAGGGTCGCGATGGCGGCTCCGGCGATCCCGAGCGGGACGACGAGCAGGACGTTGACGCCGACGTTGACCACCGCGGCGACCCCGGAGACGATTCCGAGCGTCTTGCCGCGGCGCTGCACGATGAGGAGGCGTCCGGTGGCGCCGCTCGCGGCGACCGGGAACGCCGTCAGGGCGACGAGCAGCACGACGATGGTGAGTCCCGCGGGGCGGAAGGTCGCGGGCGCCAGGATCCGCAGGGCGAGCGGCGCGACGAGGGTGACGGCCAGGACGATGGGCACGAGCAGCCGGTACAGCTCGTCGCGCGACCGGAGGGCCAGGGCGTAGCGGGCCGCGTCCGACTTGAGCGCCGCGAAGTGCGGGGTCCAGGCGCCGTTCGTGAAGTTGAGCAGCAGGATGACCGCCGAGCCGATCACGTAGGCGACCTGGTAGCGGCCGACCTCGGTCGCTCCGAGGTCGCGCTGGATGATGATGCGGTCGCCGGCGTTGAGGACGAAGTAGGCGAGGGCGCTGAGGGCGAGCGGCGTCCCCAGTCGGATGGCCCGACGGGTCACCTGCGCCTGTCGGAAGCCGCTCAGCAGCGGCTTCGTGACGACGACGCCGATGGCCATGGCGACGAACTGGCAGATGACGCCGCCCCAGGCGTAGGTCGTGGCGTCGCGACCCAGCGTCAGCATCAGCACGAGGCCCACGATCGAGCCGCCGACGGCCGACATGATGCTGACGGCCGTGAAGGCGCGCAGGCGGTCCTCGGCGACGAGGAGGGCGAGCATGACCGTGACGACGGCGGAGGGGGCCGTCCAGAGGATGATCGCGACGAGCAGGAGGCGGTAGCCCTCGAATCCGAGCGGCCCCGCCCAGAGCGGGATGGTGGCGAGGGCGGCCGCCGTCACGGTGAACGACAGCACGACGGCGACGGAGATGAGCCCGCGGGCCGCCCTGTCGTCGCGGTCCTCGGATCGCTGGAGGACGAGAGCCTGGTCGAGACCGAAGAGGGCCGCCACGCTGAGGACCTGGTAGACGGACATGCCGGACGCCAGGGCGCCGAACTGCGCCGGACCGACGAGGTGCGCGAGGACCGGCGAGATGAGCGTGGAGACGACGAGCTGGAGCGACCAGACGACGACGTAGAGGAGGCCGCGGCCGAAGAGCTTCGACGATCCCTCGCCGTCGGGCTCGGGGAGACGGACCGCACCCTCGGGAGCCCGGTCGACGACGGGGGCGCTCACGACGCGGCTCCTGCTCGGCCGTGGACGACGGCGTCGTCGATGCGGTCGAGGAGCGCGGAGCTCTCGGAGGTGGAGAACTTCCGGGCGAAGAAGTGGGGCAGATCCTGCTCGGCGGCGGACCGGCGGCTGAGCACCGCGTCGGTGTGCTCGAGGGTCAGCCACGGCGGGCTCTTGCGGCGGGTGCCGTCCCAGCCGATCCACCACAGGGTCGCCCGGACGTGCTCGGCGGCCCAGCCCGGGACGAAGCGGGGCGTGTGGAGGATCGACGGCACGAAGGTCTCGTCGGCGACCCAGCTGCGACGCCAGAACGCGACGAGCGCGGGGTTCGCGTCGACGGCCTCGAGCACCTGGGCCACGTGCTCCCGCGCGAGGACCTTCAGCTGGGATCCGCCCGCGAAGGTGACGTCGCGGGGCAGGCGGCGCGGCACGGGGAGTCGGATCATGCGCTTGCGCCAGGCCCAGTGCCGGAAGCGCAGGCGGTCGAAACCGCCGGAGCGCCCCCACTCGGGGTGCGGCATCGGGTCGAGCAGGGCGAAGGAGACGCCGCGGTGGTCGTCGAGGAGCGCGGCGATCTCCGCGGTGGACGCGAGCGGGTAGTCGGTGCCGGTCAGCACGGCGACGTGCGTCGCTTCGGTCGCGGCGAGCGCCGCCCGATAGCCCTGGAGCTCCGCCTCGACGTTCTCCCAGCGGGCCCAGCCCGTGCGGACGCGGGGCAGCACGACGACGCGCTCGGGGAGGTCCTCGGTCATCTCCCGGAACACGTCGTCGGGCGTCGACGGGTCGCAGTGGAGGAAGACGGGGAAGGGGTCGAGGGCCACGACGAGTCGCTTCACGTGCGTGGGATCCGTGTGCGCGAGGATGACGCACGCCAGGAGCGCAGGGGGACGCTGGGCTGACCGCATGGGCGAGGGGGTCCTGTCGGTTTCGGGTCCGAGTCGGGGGGCTGACCGACCCCCGGGAGAGGCCGGGAGGGACGGGCCGGGGCATCGGACCGTCTGTCGGGTGGATCCACGTCATCGGGGCAGTGCTCACGCTAGGGGATCGCCCCGGGGGCCACAATGACGCGTTGTGGTGACAGACAGGTGCGTCTGCTCTGTACCCCGGTCACGAGGCGCGCAGGATGCCCGGCGAGAGGCCCCCCCTGATGCGCCCGCTACCCTTGCCCCATGGCGCCGACCCTCACGATCCTCGACGACTACCAGAACGCCGCCCTCGACCTGGCGGACTGGTCGCCCCTCCGCGAGAGGTACGAGATCGACGTCGTCGACGAGCACCTGGAGGGCGACGCCCTCGTCGAGCGCCTCGCCGGCAGCCGCGTCGTCGTGGCCATGCGGGAGCGGACCGCGTTCCCCGAGGCGATCCTCCTGCGCCTGCCCGAGCTGCGGCTCCTGGTGACCACCGGGATGGCCAACGCGGCGATCGACCTCGAGGCCGCCGCGCGGCTCGGCATCGCCGTCTCCGGGACCACCGGCTCCGGCCGGGAGGTCGCCGAGCTGACCCTCGGCGTGATGATCTCGCTGGCGCGCCACATCACCGTCGAGGACCGCTCGATGCACGAGGGCGGCTGGCAGACCACGCTCGGCACCGCTCTCGCGGGCAAGACCCTCGGACTCGTCGGCCTCGGCAAGCAGGGGGCCCTCGTCGCGGAGCTCGCGCGGGCGTTCCGGATGCGGATCGTCGCCTGGAGCCCCCACCTCACGCCCGAGCGCGCGGCGGAGCACGGCGCCGAGGCCGTCACGAAGGAGGCGCTGTTCGAGACGAGCGACTTCGTCTCGATCCACGTGCCCCTCACCGAGTCGACCCGCTGGCTCGTCGGCGCGGAGGAGCTCGCCGTGATGAAGGAGAGCGCCTACCTCGTCAACACGTCGCGCGGCCCGGTCGTCGACACGGAGGCGCTGCTGATGGCGCTCATGGTCGACACCATCGCCGGCGCCGCCCTCGACGTCTACGACGTCGAACCGCTCCCGGCGGACGACCCGCTGCGCAAGCTCGACAACGTGCTCCTCATCCCCCACCTCGGCTACGTCACGCGAGAGGTCTACGCCGTGTTCTACGGCGAGGCGGTCGAGGACGTCCTCGCGTTCGACGCGGGCGAAGAGCTCCGGTCGCTCGTGCCCTCCGCCGGATGACCCGGCCCCGCCTGCGTCCGGTCAGCGGATGGTGGTGGTGACGTCCACGAGGCTCGGGGCGGCGGGGGCCGAACCGAAGCCGAAGCGGACCGGGGGCTCGAGGCGGGCGAGAGCGCCCAGATCCTGCTCGCCCCAGCGACCGCTCAGCGCGTCGATGTGCCGGGCGACCGTGACGCCGTAGTACTCGCGGCGGCCTCGGCCCGCTGTGCCCGCCGTCGCGGAGCCGGGCACGAGGATCCGGGCGACCGGGTCGATGAGGCGCAGCCACTCGGGCATCGTCGCGAAGGCGCGGGGCACGGCGCGGAGGAGCATGCCGAGCCCGGAGATGGCGCCGATCGTGAGGTCGAGGTGCAGGTCGCCGGCAGTCACGCCGATGCCGCCGTCGATCTTCTTCCACGCCACCGGGACGACGCGGACCTCGTCGAAGTCGTACGTCGCGGCGACGAAGTCGGCGACGTCGGAGGTCGGGGCCAGCAGGATCCGGTGGCCGTCGCCCTGCTCGATCATCACGTCGGCGAAGGCACCGAGGGGCGAGTCGTTCCACATCCCGACCACGATCCGGACGCCGGACGTGGTGCCCACGCCGGCTATCCGACCGACGAAGCGCAGGTCGGTCCGGGCTCGGCGGGAGACTCTCTGGGGCACGGCTCGACCCTACTCACGGTGGCTGAGTGTGGCTTTTTCTGTGTTTGTCTTGCTTTGCCTGCGTAATCGACCTATGCTCTCTCGAAAGCACAGCCGTTCCCACGGCACGACTAGCAGGCGACGCGGAGGTCACCGACATGTACGCACTGGAGCGACACGACTCGATCACCGACCTCCTGCGTGCCGAGGGCCGCGTCGTCGTCGCCGATCTCGCCGCCCGCTTCGACGTCACGACCGAGACGATCCGCCGCGACCTCGACGCTCTCGAGCAGGCCGGTCGTCTCCAGCGGGTTCACGGCGGGGCCGTCGCCTCCGGGCACACCAGCGTCGCGGAGCTGAGCTTCGCGGAGCGGCAGGAGCAGCAGACCCCCGGCAAGACCGCCATCGCGCGCGCTGCCGCCCGGCTCGTCCCCCCGACCTTCGTCGGCTCCGTCGCCCTCGACGCCGGCACCACCACCGCGGCCATCGCGCAGGAGCTCGCCTCGTGGGAGCCGGAGACCCCGGGCGGCCACCTCACCGTCATCACCAACGCCGTCCCGATCGCGGCGCTGCTCCAGCAGAGCCCGCACATCGAGCTGCACCTGCTGGGCGGGCGCGTCCGCGGCCTCACGAGCGCGGCCGTCGGCTCGGCCACCGTCGACCAGATCGCCGGCCTCCGCCCCGACATCGCCTTCGTGGGCGCCAACGGCGTCAGCGCCGGCTTCGGCCTCTCCACGCCCGACGAGCTCGAGGGCGCCGTCAAGGCGGCCTACCTGCGGGCGGCCCGCCGCGCCGTTGCCGTCGTCGACGCGACCAAGCACGGCGCCGAGGCCCTCGTGCGCTTCGGACGCCTCGACGAGATCGACACCGTCATCACCGACCAAGCCCCCGGCGCCGACCTCGCCCGGGCCCTCGCCGACTCCGATGTGGAGGTGATCGTCGCATGATCATCACGGTCACGCCCAACCCCTCGCTCGACCGTACGATCGAGCTCTCCGGCCCCCTGGCCCGCGGCGCCGTCCAGCGCTCGCTCTCCACCACCGACGAACCCGGCGGCAAGGGCGTCAACGTCTCGCGCGCGCTCGCGGCGTCGGGGGCCGACACGGTCGCGATCCTGCCCGGCGCCCTCGACGACCCCGTGCTCGTCGGGCTCCGCGCCCGCGGCGTCAGCACCGTCAACCTTCCGATCGACGGGCGACTGCGCGCCAACGTGACACTCACGGAGCCCGGCGGCACGACGACGAAGATCAACGAGCCCGGCCCCGACCTCCAGGGGCACGCCCTCGCCCTCCTCGACCTCGTCGTCGAGCACGCGGGTGCCGCGACCTGGCTCGTCCTCGCCGGCTCGCTCCCGCCCGGCCTCCCCGACGACTTCCACGCCGGCGTGGTCCACGCCGTGCGCGAGACCTACGGCTCGGCGTCCCCGCGCATCGCCGTCGACTCCTCGGGCGCCCCCTTCCGTGCCCTGATCGACTCCGGTGTCGTCGTCGACCTCGTGAAGCCGAACGCCGAGGAGCTCGCCGAGATCGTCGGCGGAGACCCGGCCGAGTACGAGAGCGACCCGGCGCGGGCCGTCGAGGGCGCCAGACTCCTGCTCGCGAGGGGGGTCGGCGCCGTCCTGCTCACCCTCGGCAGCGCCGGTGCCGTGCTCGTCGACCAGCAGGGCGCCTGGTTCGCCGCCGCCCCGAAGATCACCGCGCTCTCCACCGTCGGAGCCGGCGACTCGGCGCTCTCCGGCTACCTCCTCGCCGAGACGTCCGGCGCGACGGCCCCGCGTCGACTCGCGCAGGCCGTGGCCTCCGGCGCGGCCGCCGCGTCGCTGCCCGGCAGCATCGTGCCCACGCTCGACCAGACCCACCCGGAGCTCGTGACCGTCGACGCGGTCGCCCCCGCCGTCGCCGGTCGGCGCTGACGCTCCCCCGAACGTTCCCCCCTCAGACCCCGCAGCAAAGGAGCTCCCCACCATGTCCAGCCTCATCAGCACCGACCTCGTCGGGCTCGACGAGAACCTCGGAGACACGTCGTCCGACGTGATCCGGGCCCTCGCCCGCCGCGTCGCAGGAGTCGGGCGCGCCGGTTCCGCCGAGACGCTCGCCGACGACGCCATCAAGCGGGAGGCGTCCGTGGGAACGGGCGTGCCCGGCGGGATCGCCATCCCCCACGCCCGCTCCGCCTCCGTCACGGAGCCCACGCTCGCCATGACGCGTCTGGCGAAGAAGGTCCCCTTCGGCGCCCCCGACGGCGACGCCGACATCGTCTTCATGATCGCCGTGCCCGAGGGCGCCGACGCCGACCACATGACCGTGCTCTCGACGCTCGCGCGCGCCCTGATCCGCGACGACTTCACGGCCGCCCTCCGGGCCGCCCGCACCCCCGCCGACATCGTGAAGCTCGTCGACGACGAGGTGGGCGGAGAGGTCGACCAGGCGCGCGGGGTCACCGGCACCGCGGCTCCTGCCGGAGCCTCGCCCGACGCCGCCCCGCGCCTCCGGCTCGTCGGCGTCACGGCCTGCCCCACCGGCATCGCCCACACCTACATGGCGGCCGACGCCCTCGTCGCCGCCGCCAAGCGCGCCGGGGCCGACCTGCAGATCGAGACGCAGGGCTCCGGCCAGGTCGTCCCGCTCGACCCGTCGGTCATCCAGGCGGCCGACGCCGTCATCTTCGCCGTCGACGTCGACGTCCGCGACCGCTCCCGCTTCGCCGGCAAGCCGCTCGTGCAGGGCCCCGTCAAGCGCGGCGTCGACGAGCCCGACCAGATGGTCCGCGAGGCGATCGCCGCGGCGACCGATCCGAAGGCCAGCCGCGTCACCGGCAGCGCCGCCTCCGGCCCCGTCGTGAGCGGCGGGCGCCAGAACTTCGGTTCGTCGCTCAAGCGCTGGCTCCTCACGGGCGTGTCGTACATGATCCCGTTCGTGGCGGGCGGCGGTCTCCTCGTCGCGCTCGGCTTCCTCCTCTCCGGCTACGGCATCGCCCTCACGGCGGACGGCCACACCGTCAACAACGCCGTCTACGCGCTGACGAACTACTCGCTGACGAACCTGCCGCCCGAGGGCCTCGCCTACTACCTCGGCGCCGCCGCCTTCCAGATCGGCGGGGTGTCGCTCGGATTCCTCGTGGCGGCCCTGGCCGGCTACATCGCCTACGCGATCGCCGACCGCCCGGGCATCGCGCCCGGCTTCGTCGCCGGCTCCATCGCGGTGTTCATGAACGCCGGATTCCTCGGCGGCCTCATCGGCGGCCTGCTCGCCGGTGCCGCGGCCTACTGGATCGGCAAGCCCCGCGTGCCGCGCTGGCTCCGCGGCCTCATGCCCGTCGTCATCATCCCGCTGCTCGCCAGCATCGTCGCCTCCGGCCTTATGCTCCTCGTGCTCGGCGGCCCCATCGCGGCCCTGATGAAGGGCCTGACCGACTGGCTCAACTCGCTCAACGGCGCGTCCGCCATCCTGCTCGGCGTCATCCTCGGCCTGATGATGGCCTTCGACCTCGGCGGCCCGGTCAACAAGGTCGCGTACGCCTTCGCGGTCGCGGGGCTCTCCGCAGGATCCCTGGCCAACCCCGCCCCGCTCGAGATCATGGCCGCCGTCATGGGTGCCGGCATGGTGCCCCCGCTCGCGATGGCCCTCGCCTCCACCGTGCTCTACCGCAAGGGGTTCAGCGAGCCCGAGAGGGAGAACGGCAAGGCGGCGTGGCTGCTCGGAGCGTCGTTCATCTCCGAGGGCGCGATCCCCTTCGCCGCGGCCGACCCGCTGCGCGTGATCCCGGCGTCGATGGTCGGCGCGGCCGCCACCGGAGCGATCTCCATGGCCGCCGGAGTCACCTCCCGCGCCCCGCACGGCGGCATCTTCGTCTTCTTCGCCATCGGGGGCATCTGGATGTGGCTCCTGGCGATCGTCGTCGGAGCCGTCGTCTCGGCGCTCGTGCTCGTCGCGCTCAAGCGCTTCGTGCGCCGTCGCCCGGTCGGGGCCTCCGCGGCCGCGACGACCGAGGCCGACGCCCTCGTGGAGCAGCGTCGCCCCGTGCCCGCGAGCGCGTAGCGAGACCCGTCGAGATCGCACCCGACGTCGCCCGGCCCCGGCCGCGGCGACGTCGGGTGCGATCTCTTTCGTGCGGGGCGCAAGCGGCCGGGCTACCGGGCGAGTGCGCGGACGGCGTCGAGCGACTCGGCGAGAGACGCCGCGACTCCTGCCAACTGCTCCTCCGTGACGTCGGGCGACCAGGTGAAGCGGACCGCCGTCTGCGCGACGTCCGCCTCGACGCCGAGGGCCGTCAGGACGTGCGACGGCTCGTCGCTGCCCGCGGCGCACGCCGAACCGCTCGAGGACACGACGCCGCGTCGCTCCAGCTCGAGGAGGACCGACTCGCCGCTCGTCCCAGGGAAGACGAACGACGCGTGGGCGGGCAGGCGTCGATGAAGGGGGCCGGTGAGTCGGGCATCCTGCGCCAGGGAGAGGACCCGGTCGACGAACGCGTCGCGGACCGCTGCGGCGTCGGCCGCGCGACGCTCCCGCTCGGCCTCGGCCAGCGCGACGACGGCGCCGAGGGCCACGGCGCCGGCGACGTTCTCGGTGCCGGAGCGGCGGCCCCGCTCCTGACCGCCGCCGTGGACGAGGGGCTCGAGCGGGAGGCGGCCCGCGACGAAGAGCGCCCCGATCCCCTTGGGCGCACCGAGTTTGTGCCCGGACAGGGTCAGCGCCTGGACGCCGAGCCGGTCGACGCGGGTGTCGAGCCAGCCGGCCGACTGAACGGCGTCGGTGTGGAACGGCACGCCGGCCTCCCGCGCGAGAGCGGCGAGCTCGGCGATCGGCTGGACCGTGCCCACCTCGTTGTTCGCGTGGGCGATCGACACGAGGGTGGTGTCGGGCCGCAGTGCGCGCGCGAGAGCCGCGGGAGAGACGGTGCCGTCGGGGTCGAGGTCGACGAGGGTGACGTCGAAGCCGTGGCCCCTGCGGAGGAAGTCGACCGACTCGAGGACCGCCTCGTGCTCGATCGCCGTCGTCACGAGGTGCCGACCCCGCGGTGCCCCGAGGGCGATGCCCTTGACGGCGAGGTTGTCGGCCTCGGTCCCCGACCCGGTGAACACGACCTCGCCCGGCCGGCAGCCGAGCCAGCCGGCCACCTGCTCGCGGGCCCGGACGAGCCCCCGGGCGGCCGACTCCCCCACCGTGTGCCGGCTCGACGGATTGCCGAAGTCGCCGGTCAGGTAGGGCCACATCGCCTCGAGCGCCTCGCGGCGGACGGGTGACGTGGCGGCCGCGTCGAGGTAGAGCACGGGTCAGCGACCGACCGGGGTCGGCACGTCGACCGAGACGTCGAGACCGAGGTCGAGCGCCCGGACGCTGTGGGTCAGGGCCCCCACCGAGATGAGGTCGACGCCCGAGCGGGCGATCTCCGCGACGGTGGCGAGCGACACGCCGCCGCTCGCCTCGACGAGAGCCCGGCCCGCGACCAGCGCGACGCCGGCCATCAGGTCGTCGGGGGCGAAGTTGTCGAGCATGATCGTGTCGACGCCCGCCGCGAGGACCGCCTCGATCTGATCGAGCCGGTCCACCTCCACCTCGACGTGCGTCGTGTGCGAGAGCCGCGCCTTCATGGCCAGCAGCGCCTCGGTCACGGTGAGGCCCTGGGCGAGCAGGATCGCGAGGTGGTTGTCCTTCACGAGGACGGCGTCCGAGAGCGAGAAGCGGTGGTTCCGGCCGCCACCGGCGAGGACCGCGTCGCGCTCCAGGGCGCGGAGGCCGGGCGTGGTCTTGCGGGTGTCGACGATCCGGGCGCGGGTCCCCTCCGTGAGAGCCACGTACTCGGCGGTCAGCGTCGCGATCCCCGAGAGCCGCTGCACGAGGTTGAGCGCGATCCGCTCCGCCCGCAGGATGCTCCGGGCCGAGCCCCGCAGGCGGAACAGCTCGTCGCCCGGCGCGAAGCGCTCCCCGTCGTGGGCGAGCACGTCGACCCCGATTCCGGGATCGACCTCCCGGGCCGTGGCGAGCAGCACGCGGGTACCGCTGAGGACACCGCTCTCGCGCGCCACGACCGACGCGGTCGCCGTCGCCTCCACGGGGATCAGCGCCTCGCTCGTCACGTCGCCCCAGGGGGCGTCCTCGCGGAGGGCGCGGCGGACGACCTCGGTGATCGCGTCGTCAGTGAGCATGCTGGGGAACCTCTCGAGCCCACTCGAGCGAGTGCGCGTGGTCGTCGGACGGGTGGGGGAAATCGCTCCGGAAGTGCGCGCCACGGGACTCCTCGCGGGCGA is part of the Frondihabitans sp. 762G35 genome and harbors:
- a CDS encoding oligosaccharide flippase family protein, which codes for MSAPVVDRAPEGAVRLPEPDGEGSSKLFGRGLLYVVVWSLQLVVSTLISPVLAHLVGPAQFGALASGMSVYQVLSVAALFGLDQALVLQRSEDRDDRAARGLISVAVVLSFTVTAAALATIPLWAGPLGFEGYRLLLVAIILWTAPSAVVTVMLALLVAEDRLRAFTAVSIMSAVGGSIVGLVLMLTLGRDATTYAWGGVICQFVAMAIGVVVTKPLLSGFRQAQVTRRAIRLGTPLALSALAYFVLNAGDRIIIQRDLGATEVGRYQVAYVIGSAVILLLNFTNGAWTPHFAALKSDAARYALALRSRDELYRLLVPIVLAVTLVAPLALRILAPATFRPAGLTIVVLLVALTAFPVAASGATGRLLIVQRRGKTLGIVSGVAAVVNVGVNVLLVVPLGIAGAAIATLLSYSLLAALQLRLLPDRRTWRAAPPRLLLAIAGSVTLASLSMLLPETLPWNLARAVLALACLPWFLLRLRDARRGAGDDVPTDIAPTDDVPTDIVPTDDVPTDIVPTDDVPPATVPSDTAPTGTVPSDTAPTGTVPTDGAPTGAVATIDALEALFGEGAVRSIRPGEESTTVTDTAPDVLPDAPGPRRVISVDLDQDVPELVADYRYSTAMVVGYRSDIPVGAVDIELTDDPADAAAALRPLFAQQLPERAADDLPVADADLPSITVVVSTVVGRPTDLRILLDAFERLDYPDVEYVLVDNRVTLPADDLLPGIVAGRNVRVVRESRPGVSTGRNAGVEAARGDVVAFTDDDVRVDENWLRVIGRRFARADHVDAMTGLILPAELETPAQIWFEGYYGGFAGERQFVPVRLEAAGDLPGALRGSKIRVEDPRGTEIKRFPIYGVGAYGAGANMAFRRTALQRVRGFDPALGTGTPALGGEDLATIVQILWTGGRLAFEPAAVVHHRHRRTLPELEKQLHGYGLGFTAMLTALVLGDPRHLVALGWQVPSAAGRLAGRAVDRLRGRSPKDAPQETADLSGGYPKSLVSTELKGFPSGPAAYLRSRRSWLRVERTHEAPGNVATIGGRTRS
- a CDS encoding beta-1,6-N-acetylglucosaminyltransferase yields the protein MRSAQRPPALLACVILAHTDPTHVKRLVVALDPFPVFLHCDPSTPDDVFREMTEDLPERVVVLPRVRTGWARWENVEAELQGYRAALAATEATHVAVLTGTDYPLASTAEIAALLDDHRGVSFALLDPMPHPEWGRSGGFDRLRFRHWAWRKRMIRLPVPRRLPRDVTFAGGSQLKVLAREHVAQVLEAVDANPALVAFWRRSWVADETFVPSILHTPRFVPGWAAEHVRATLWWIGWDGTRRKSPPWLTLEHTDAVLSRRSAAEQDLPHFFARKFSTSESSALLDRIDDAVVHGRAGAAS
- a CDS encoding D-2-hydroxyacid dehydrogenase family protein, with protein sequence MAPTLTILDDYQNAALDLADWSPLRERYEIDVVDEHLEGDALVERLAGSRVVVAMRERTAFPEAILLRLPELRLLVTTGMANAAIDLEAAARLGIAVSGTTGSGREVAELTLGVMISLARHITVEDRSMHEGGWQTTLGTALAGKTLGLVGLGKQGALVAELARAFRMRIVAWSPHLTPERAAEHGAEAVTKEALFETSDFVSIHVPLTESTRWLVGAEELAVMKESAYLVNTSRGPVVDTEALLMALMVDTIAGAALDVYDVEPLPADDPLRKLDNVLLIPHLGYVTREVYAVFYGEAVEDVLAFDAGEELRSLVPSAG
- a CDS encoding DeoR/GlpR family DNA-binding transcription regulator; amino-acid sequence: MYALERHDSITDLLRAEGRVVVADLAARFDVTTETIRRDLDALEQAGRLQRVHGGAVASGHTSVAELSFAERQEQQTPGKTAIARAAARLVPPTFVGSVALDAGTTTAAIAQELASWEPETPGGHLTVITNAVPIAALLQQSPHIELHLLGGRVRGLTSAAVGSATVDQIAGLRPDIAFVGANGVSAGFGLSTPDELEGAVKAAYLRAARRAVAVVDATKHGAEALVRFGRLDEIDTVITDQAPGADLARALADSDVEVIVA
- a CDS encoding 1-phosphofructokinase family hexose kinase; translated protein: MIITVTPNPSLDRTIELSGPLARGAVQRSLSTTDEPGGKGVNVSRALAASGADTVAILPGALDDPVLVGLRARGVSTVNLPIDGRLRANVTLTEPGGTTTKINEPGPDLQGHALALLDLVVEHAGAATWLVLAGSLPPGLPDDFHAGVVHAVRETYGSASPRIAVDSSGAPFRALIDSGVVVDLVKPNAEELAEIVGGDPAEYESDPARAVEGARLLLARGVGAVLLTLGSAGAVLVDQQGAWFAAAPKITALSTVGAGDSALSGYLLAETSGATAPRRLAQAVASGAAAASLPGSIVPTLDQTHPELVTVDAVAPAVAGRR
- a CDS encoding PTS fructose transporter subunit IIABC, producing the protein MSSLISTDLVGLDENLGDTSSDVIRALARRVAGVGRAGSAETLADDAIKREASVGTGVPGGIAIPHARSASVTEPTLAMTRLAKKVPFGAPDGDADIVFMIAVPEGADADHMTVLSTLARALIRDDFTAALRAARTPADIVKLVDDEVGGEVDQARGVTGTAAPAGASPDAAPRLRLVGVTACPTGIAHTYMAADALVAAAKRAGADLQIETQGSGQVVPLDPSVIQAADAVIFAVDVDVRDRSRFAGKPLVQGPVKRGVDEPDQMVREAIAAATDPKASRVTGSAASGPVVSGGRQNFGSSLKRWLLTGVSYMIPFVAGGGLLVALGFLLSGYGIALTADGHTVNNAVYALTNYSLTNLPPEGLAYYLGAAAFQIGGVSLGFLVAALAGYIAYAIADRPGIAPGFVAGSIAVFMNAGFLGGLIGGLLAGAAAYWIGKPRVPRWLRGLMPVVIIPLLASIVASGLMLLVLGGPIAALMKGLTDWLNSLNGASAILLGVILGLMMAFDLGGPVNKVAYAFAVAGLSAGSLANPAPLEIMAAVMGAGMVPPLAMALASTVLYRKGFSEPERENGKAAWLLGASFISEGAIPFAAADPLRVIPASMVGAAATGAISMAAGVTSRAPHGGIFVFFAIGGIWMWLLAIVVGAVVSALVLVALKRFVRRRPVGASAAATTEADALVEQRRPVPASA
- a CDS encoding cysteine desulfurase family protein, producing MLYLDAAATSPVRREALEAMWPYLTGDFGNPSSRHTVGESAARGLVRAREQVAGWLGCRPGEVVFTGSGTEADNLAVKGIALGAPRGRHLVTTAIEHEAVLESVDFLRRGHGFDVTLVDLDPDGTVSPAALARALRPDTTLVSIAHANNEVGTVQPIAELAALAREAGVPFHTDAVQSAGWLDTRVDRLGVQALTLSGHKLGAPKGIGALFVAGRLPLEPLVHGGGQERGRRSGTENVAGAVALGAVVALAEAERERRAADAAAVRDAFVDRVLSLAQDARLTGPLHRRLPAHASFVFPGTSGESVLLELERRGVVSSSGSACAAGSDEPSHVLTALGVEADVAQTAVRFTWSPDVTEEQLAGVAASLAESLDAVRALAR
- the nadC gene encoding carboxylating nicotinate-nucleotide diphosphorylase is translated as MLTDDAITEVVRRALREDAPWGDVTSEALIPVEATATASVVARESGVLSGTRVLLATAREVDPGIGVDVLAHDGERFAPGDELFRLRGSARSILRAERIALNLVQRLSGIATLTAEYVALTEGTRARIVDTRKTTPGLRALERDAVLAGGGRNHRFSLSDAVLVKDNHLAILLAQGLTVTEALLAMKARLSHTTHVEVEVDRLDQIEAVLAAGVDTIMLDNFAPDDLMAGVALVAGRALVEASGGVSLATVAEIARSGVDLISVGALTHSVRALDLGLDVSVDVPTPVGR